From the genome of Thermoanaerobaculia bacterium:
AACGGCACGTGCGAGAGGTAGAGCACCTGGGTTCCGCCGCCCTCGAACTCGCCGTAGACGCGGTCTTCGAAGTACTTGCCGGGCTCTTCGGCGATACGGCGCTTGGCCTCGAGCAGGAGCTCGTCGCGCTTGCCGTAGATCACCGCTTCGCGCGGGCAGACCTCGCAGCAGGCCGGGCCGTGACCCTTCGGGTAGCGGGTGAAGCCGTCCTGCTCGGCGAGCGCGGCGCCCTCGACCCGGTGGCGGCAGAGCTCGCACTTGACGATCTTGGGCAGCGCCTTGTCGAACTCGAACTTCGGCACGTTGAACGGGCAGGCCATCTGGCAGTAGCGGCAGCCGACGCAGTAGAACGGATCCCACTCGACGACCCCGGTGACCGGGTTCTTGTGGAAGGCGTGCAGCATGCAGGCGGCGGCGCAGGCCGGATCGACGCAGTGCATGCACTGCGCTTTCATGTAGGAGAGCCGGTCGCCCTCCTTGTAGAGCTTGATGATGTTCTTGGTGCAGCCGTTCAAGTCCTCCGGCGCATGCCAGAGTCCTTCGGCTCCGGTGTCGGGCTCGAGGTCGTTGGCTTCCCGGCAGGCGACGACACAGGCCTTGCAGCCGATGCAGACGGTGGTGTCGTACAGCATGCCCATCGCCTCGGGCGGCGCTTCGATCTTCCGCGCGGCGGCTGCCGGCGCCGCACCGGTGGCGGCGACGGCCGAGCCGGCCGCCAGAACCTTCAGGAGACTCCGTCGATTAGTGGTGGTCGCCATGGTCGGCCTCGTCAGTTCTTCGACTTGGTTTCGTCT
Proteins encoded in this window:
- the hybA gene encoding hydrogenase 2 operon protein HybA, producing the protein MATTTNRRSLLKVLAAGSAVAATGAAPAAAARKIEAPPEAMGMLYDTTVCIGCKACVVACREANDLEPDTGAEGLWHAPEDLNGCTKNIIKLYKEGDRLSYMKAQCMHCVDPACAAACMLHAFHKNPVTGVVEWDPFYCVGCRYCQMACPFNVPKFEFDKALPKIVKCELCRHRVEGAALAEQDGFTRYPKGHGPACCEVCPREAVIYGKRDELLLEAKRRIAEEPGKYFEDRVYGEFEGGGTQVLYLSHVPFEKLGLPKLANEGVPRTAYSIQEGLYKGFVAPVAAYAVLAGVMLRNRRANKNAAGPDDSANQGGRQ